The following proteins come from a genomic window of Brevibacillus antibioticus:
- a CDS encoding MerR family transcriptional regulator yields MKSHWKVGELAKIAGITIRTLRFYDQIGLFSPSGYSPSGYRLYTEKDISRLQQILSLKELGLSLEQIKAVMAGDQLSLSDIVTIQIDSLKESILMQQKLLHELENVSSRMQRNEPFTVEHFMNIIRTMRMKHEKFFAERKSSMDCHLDRLGEYLDEHPEEPG; encoded by the coding sequence ATGAAAAGTCATTGGAAAGTCGGAGAACTTGCGAAAATAGCGGGAATTACGATACGGACTTTACGTTTTTACGATCAGATAGGCTTGTTTTCTCCATCCGGCTATTCGCCATCCGGATACAGACTCTACACTGAAAAGGACATTTCACGCCTACAGCAAATTTTGTCCTTAAAGGAGTTGGGGCTATCACTGGAGCAGATTAAAGCCGTTATGGCCGGAGACCAGCTCAGCCTGTCAGACATTGTTACCATTCAAATAGATAGCCTGAAAGAAAGTATCCTCATGCAGCAGAAACTCTTGCATGAGCTTGAGAATGTATCGAGTCGGATGCAAAGGAACGAACCGTTTACCGTTGAGCATTTCATGAACATCATACGGACGATGAGAATGAAGCATGAGAAATTTTTCGCCGAGAGAAAATCGAGTATGGATTGCCACCTCGACCGACTTGGTGAATATTTAGATGAGCATCCGGAAGAGCCCGGATAA
- a CDS encoding SRPBCC family protein, whose product MSERSAKHSTFVIERNYKHSPAHVFAAWAGQAAKASWFPKAEEFDFRVGGREFNRGGPPGGPVYTFDACYQEIVQNTRIVYSYSLDMEDKRMSVSVTTVEFDSVDGGTRLIYTEQGVFLDGLDTPEQREHGTKVMLDQLGKALDEQ is encoded by the coding sequence GTGAGTGAAAGATCTGCCAAACATTCCACATTTGTCATCGAAAGGAACTATAAGCATTCCCCTGCTCATGTATTCGCTGCATGGGCGGGTCAAGCAGCCAAAGCCAGTTGGTTTCCTAAAGCCGAAGAGTTCGACTTTCGCGTAGGTGGCCGCGAATTCAATCGTGGTGGTCCTCCTGGGGGACCCGTTTACACATTCGATGCCTGCTATCAGGAAATCGTTCAGAATACGCGAATTGTATACTCTTACTCGCTGGACATGGAAGACAAGCGGATGTCTGTCTCTGTGACGACGGTAGAATTCGACTCTGTGGACGGCGGCACGCGCTTGATCTATACCGAGCAGGGCGTTTTTCTGGACGGTCTCGATACGCCTGAACAGCGTGAGCACGGAACAAAGGTGATGTTGGATCAGCTCGGAAAGGCTCTGGACGAGCAATGA